Proteins encoded in a region of the Zea mays cultivar B73 chromosome 4, Zm-B73-REFERENCE-NAM-5.0, whole genome shotgun sequence genome:
- the LOC100273105 gene encoding uncharacterized LOC100273105 isoform 2 (isoform 2 is encoded by transcript variant 2), which translates to MLPTTATAAAPPPPTAGPASSPSEPHAALLLALTYMRLRELLSCARTCRGLREAVAGDPLLWLRLVVEPPLSHRITDEALLALTDRAQGRLRSLHLLGCPRVSDAGLLRIVERNHDVTELFVPRCTGLTADGLVKIIHFLHGQHKGNLSRVRLHGICKKCETRV; encoded by the exons ATGCTGCCGACAACCGCCacggccgccgcgccgccgccgcccacggccggccccgcctcctccccgAGCGAGCCGCACGCCGCGCTCCTCCTGGCTCTGACCTACATGCGGCTGCGCGAGCTGCTGTCCTGCGCTCGCACGTGCCGCGGCCTCCGCGAGGCCGTCGCGGGGGACCCGCTCCTGTGGCTGCGCCTCGTCGTGGAGCCGCCGCTCAGCCACCGGATCACGGACGAGGCGCTCCTCGCGTTGACGGACAGGGCGCAGGGGAGGCTCCGGTCACTCCACCTCCTCGGGTGCCCCCGCGTATCCGACGCCGGCCTGCTGCGCATCGTCGAGCGCAACCACGACGTCACCGAG CTTTTTGTGCCCAGATGCACAGGATTAACAGCTGATGGTCTGGTGAAAATCATTCATTTTCTGCATGGGCAGCACAAAGGCAATCTAAGTCGTGTTCGACTGCATGGTATCTGCAAG AAATGTGAGACTCGTGTTTGA
- the LOC100273105 gene encoding uncharacterized LOC100273105 isoform 1 (isoform 1 is encoded by transcript variant 1), with amino-acid sequence MLPTTATAAAPPPPTAGPASSPSEPHAALLLALTYMRLRELLSCARTCRGLREAVAGDPLLWLRLVVEPPLSHRITDEALLALTDRAQGRLRSLHLLGCPRVSDAGLLRIVERNHDVTELFVPRCTGLTADGLVKIIHFLHGQHKGNLSRVRLHGICKVNNHHLDIIKSLMCRGSQQQDAQALHYNHRVHEVLNTDDGRPIDVDLCPLCRNVRLVFDCTRKNCREVKDGRSRCRGCFFCVARCETCGGCIDLEELGESGLACSDFLCMDCWLKLPKCCTCNRPYCERHSNLKENLSASGQFTCQECAAFATSLRSRGEGY; translated from the exons ATGCTGCCGACAACCGCCacggccgccgcgccgccgccgcccacggccggccccgcctcctccccgAGCGAGCCGCACGCCGCGCTCCTCCTGGCTCTGACCTACATGCGGCTGCGCGAGCTGCTGTCCTGCGCTCGCACGTGCCGCGGCCTCCGCGAGGCCGTCGCGGGGGACCCGCTCCTGTGGCTGCGCCTCGTCGTGGAGCCGCCGCTCAGCCACCGGATCACGGACGAGGCGCTCCTCGCGTTGACGGACAGGGCGCAGGGGAGGCTCCGGTCACTCCACCTCCTCGGGTGCCCCCGCGTATCCGACGCCGGCCTGCTGCGCATCGTCGAGCGCAACCACGACGTCACCGAG CTTTTTGTGCCCAGATGCACAGGATTAACAGCTGATGGTCTGGTGAAAATCATTCATTTTCTGCATGGGCAGCACAAAGGCAATCTAAGTCGTGTTCGACTGCATGGTATCTGCAAGGTGAATAACCACCATCTCGATATTATCAAGTCTCTCATGTGCAGAGGTAGCCAACAACAAGATGCTCAAGCACTTCACTACAACCATAGAGTCCATGAAGTGCTGAACACGGACGACGGTCGCCCTATTGATGTAGATTTGTGCCCTTTGTGCAGAAATGTGAGACTCGTGTTTGATTGTACAAGGAAGAACTGCAG GGAAGTGAAGGATGGCCGGTCTCGATGCCGCGGTTGCTTCTTTTGTGTTGCTAGATGTGAAACTTGTGGTGGCTGCATCGACCTGGAGGAGCTCGGTGAGTCTGGACTAGCCTGCTCTGACTTTCTGTGCATGGATTGCTGGCTCAAGCTTCCAAAATGCTGCACATGCAACCGTCCCTACTGCGAGAGGCATTCAAATTTGAAAGAGAATCTATCAGCGTCTGGGCAGTTCACATGTCAGGAGTGTGCAGCGTTTGCTACCTCACTCAGAAGTCGGGGAGAAGGTTACTAG